In Ascaphus truei isolate aAscTru1 unplaced genomic scaffold, aAscTru1.hap1 HAP1_SCAFFOLD_683, whole genome shotgun sequence, the genomic window tctgcaaaacaccttctccaagtacacaggagtacatcaaacaatgcatgccgggctgagctgggccgctttcctctactgctcactggacagaagagagcactgacatgctgggcccacctaaacaccagccatccacagtcttactgctacagagcaatgagaagccaggacctcctcactaaaccctgtgccatcaaataacttgtcctctcactccaaggacaaaaccccacacagatcaacaacctgccgaaaaaataaATCAACTCAATCGGCAACGAAATAAAGAAGCGGTATGTGACTAGGTGGGACAATGaaatccagcgctcaaagaagctggaaacctaccacagcctacagagagaatagaACGAAATCACCTTGTGCCGAGAGGGAAGatgaatcagcgggcactacggtgcAGTAAAAATcgatgaggctggactgtgctacaaaagaatcctttattgaaacatggataaaaattgagaggagggaagagaacccctgcacctctaacgcgtttcacccgcaatCGGGCTTTTTCAACTctttagaggtgcaggggttctcttccctcctctcaatttttatccatgtttcaataaaggattcttttgtagcacagtccagcctcatcgATTTTTACTgcaccgtagtgcccgctgattcatCTTCCCTCTCGGCACAAGGTGATTTCGTTCTGCTCTCATTCAGCTGGAGCACACAGACCCGGATATACACATGGACATATGTGAGTACTATCATGCTTTAAAGTGAGCTGCCGCACTACCATTGGTTTATTTTGTTCTTGGTGTACATCAGAGGTTTGGGGGGGTCCTAGGATATCCCCCATACAACTCTCTTTACCCTTGCTTAACCGTGGTTCATCTAGGGGTTAATGCCTAAGCTCTAAGCACGCATCAAGGACATTATGTGTTCCGGTTTGCAGTGAATTAAACAACATAttttctgtgcattaatgggTATATGCTCTGTAACACTAGTTACTTTTGGGGTCCTAACCTCAACATCTTCTatctacagagagaatacactctggcaccctacctactgaaggtaaaagacccaaagcagagacagaacctgggccagtacagaataagtgcccatagactagaaacaggcagacacagacacaactggaagccccgggagatgagactgtgccaaagatgtgagctaggagaggtagaagatgaaacacacttcctgttgcgttgcacacaatactatgaaatgaggagtgcccacctagagaaactcactgcacttatccagaactttaataatatagaggagaaccaaaaaatagcgatcctcctgggagaagatgaaaccacagcagaactggctgcacactatgtcagcacctgccacaggctgagagatgtccactaacccccacacccctgtgtgaaactgttacccatatactgtgcaaccattataccctatcccctagtattcatgtaatcattgtcccccaccccctattattcacgcgagGGCGAGGCAGAGGGCGAGActtcaacttacacacacacacacacacacacacacacacacacacacacacacacacactctcccatacacacacacacccacttacacactccactctggtatgctgcatctccctctcccccccccactctcttaccTGCCATGAGAGTGAGGAAATCCAGCCTGGGGGGCTCCCACCGTCCGCCTCGCCCGCGATACACATGGAAGCAGCAGCAACACGAGCAGCACTTCCTCCAGCCACACAGCGCCGCTCCACAGACACATTCAGCTAAAGCCACAATCTCCAGGCCTCTCTCCGCCTCTGGTCCCGGCAGTTGCTAGGAGATCCTTAGTGGGGGAGGGCGTGCCTGTATGCGCCTGCGTTGGTGTGTGGCGTAGCGTCACTGCAGTGCCTCCAAGGGATGTCTTCGGCTGGGCTATCCTTCCGGCGTCCCGCGTTGCTAGGTGACCCGCTTGATCGTGTCCCGGCATCATGAAATGAGCCACAGCACAGCAACGGCACTCTACAGGGGGTTAAATGCACTCCTCCGGGCGATCGGGGGTtgcatttgtcgaacactggccaaAATCATGTGTGTGCATGGTCCATCTCAGCTTCAAACACTCTCCGGATTGGACAGCTGATTAAAGAGACAATGCTGAATGGCCTAGCCGCCCCCTCTCCATGGTTTTGTATGAGAACCAAACCTATATAAGCCCAGCAAGACTTCCAGAGATTCAGAGAAACTCTGCGTCCGGTGGAACCGTTTGTTGACTGTTTTGAAGCAACATGCTCCAGCTGCTGGAGGTCCTCACCCAAGCCTTTCTTAGTTCCAGAGGCCTCACAGTCTGCAAGAACTTAACCACAGGATAAGCAAGCTTAAGCGACATCATGAACTCTAGTAAGAGTTTATGTTCTATGTTTTCCCCTTTTAATTTCTATTGGGCTAGGCCTGTACTATTACCTGTTCCTAATAACTCGTCCCCCTAGGATCCCTAGAAATGGTGTGATCTGCATGCGGGTCATGACAATGCATATGCAGAAAACACGTCCCCATCAAGCTCTTGCAATATCCACAACTGGGTGTCGTCTCTCAGACAGAGGTAAATAAGGTttatgtgcaatgcagcaagtaaAGTGTGGCATAGATTTCCATATCCCAGTGGTCACCCAACTACGTTACAGATGCACATCATACACAGATACAGTTGTATTGAGGCATACTCACAGACACCATGCAATGCCGATTTGGCAACCAATTGTTTCCTGGCTGGCGAGAGCTGCTGACCCCTATTTGTAGTAGCACTGGTACTGCTTGTTGACTTCCACAATGGAGGTTGAGTATTGCCGGTAGACCGTGTAATCTTCAGCAGCACACCTTCAATTATAAATGCCATTTACAATGAATGTGTTGTATTACATACAAGCTTCATTACCCTGTCAGAGAGACGACAATACGTCCAAGGGGTATGGACATTCCAAGAGCTTGATCACAACTGTTATAATGCAGACAAATACTTTTTGAACTCAGAACAGCTCAAGATACTTCAACAAGTGGGGCGGATTACTTGGCACCAAAAGTCCCCTATGGCCTATTATGGAGACTGAACCAAAACAACATTGTAATTGTGCATTAGGTGACACTTATATATGTTTGTTGAAGGGCATTCAGGGAGACATACTTCCAATTATACCACTATCCTGCTTATTATTGTAGTTTCTATGCACCTcctatagtttttttttagatttctgaGGCATGAAGAAGTGTGGTAACTTTGCAACATAATCCTACATTTCCTATAAGGATATGTAATGATAGCTCAAACTTTTCATAACTGCGCATTGTACCATAATTTACCACATCATTGTTTTAGCATAGCACAATTATCGCCAGTGTAtattcctctcccctgtgccttATTCTGTCTGGTGTAGTTGCTAATTTCCGATTATAAGACAATGATTAAAAGATGGGCCAATGGGGAtcatattaataaaggttaaCCCATTGTCCCTACCTATCTTAAGGGATCCTCAGGGGGTTAACCCAGTATCCCAGAGAATAATGTGATTGGGTTTATGTACCTCCCTGATTAGAATGAGTATGTTTTGCTGCTGCCCATGTGTGCAGGGCTGGTAATCACTCAGCGAgcctgcacacacagagatagggtcCTGCTATCAGGAATGTGGGTGGGgaagtgccccagccattgttaGGAGTGGGGAGGAGCGCTGACTCAGGTCTGGGGAACAATGTCTCACCGAGTGGCGCTATTGTTCAGTCCAGATTCTGAGGCGCCTATCTCTGAGGGATATATTGGGTTGTCTTGGGGAACCGTTGCTGGGTATAAGCCCCGTAGGTACAATTTCTATTTGTCAGTTTGAATTTTCCACACCTCTTCAAACCCACCTCTGTGGGGTGTCTTAGGAGCATAGTCACCTCCTGTGTCCCGGATTGGCTAATCAGACGAGCCTCTGCTTGGTGATTAGTCAGCACCCCGTCTTCCATGCTTTGCTATTAAGACAGGTAACCTATGTAAAGACAgaaagttactccctgcactttaATCATTgggtagcaataaatggggaaataaatatacatagtgaaaactaaatctagaagacaaaggagacttttggttacatcctttgatcaaataatgccaagcttgGTAACCAacttcaaggtaagtctcaatagcaggtccctatgctaaatgcatatacatgttctgtgaaatataccctgtaaAGAGCTGCCGATTTCTCATTACTATGCCATCCGAGGTTTGTGCCGGAGATAAACCAAAGTGAGGCGTGTAAGTGGAGGCGAGCAGGCGATTTGAACTTGCTATAGTGCAAATATCATCCCTCGATTACTGCGCTACCCACAGCGGACGGAGCGTGGAAACCTCCCGGGTTAGCCTTGGAAGCGGCGCCTGGCACCTAGTTGAGAAAGGATTCCCTGTTTGGGTGAGTTTGTGCCCAAACTGTGGGTAGCGCTGTCTGTCGACCTcattcaaaatgtgtgtgtgtgtgtgtgtgtgtgtgtgtgtgtgtgttcccgatgTTAAGTGtccttgtctcctgtgactgatatcacaacctgcaaatAATATTCACCTCCCCAGGACCAGCTGTGAGATGAGGGCCGGATCTTTTCCTGGGAGTGCGTCTGTTTCTCTCCTGGGCTTTGCATGCACAGTAGACCGTTGGCATCTCGTTTCTCAAGGTTACGTTTCCTAGACAATGGAAAATTAAAtagaaacgtgttattgggagtttttaaaccccactattttggggtggggagggggagatattttgCACACCCACAGATTCCTAGTTTATGGTTGTGCTACTCCCCAATGTTGCTCTGATTAAGGATAAACAGCTGCTATAAAAATAAGAGTTTTCTAAGAGGTTTCAAACATGATGTTATGTCAATGTTTCTCCATAAGAGTAAACATTGaggaattcaaaataaaatgtaatatataaataaaaataaatataaataaatataaataaaaaggcaAAACCTACATCTCAGATAACAGATTTGTATAATGAGTCCATGCACTTATCCATCTCACCATTATGTGTCTGTAGTGACGATGATGGGATAAGCTGCCTAACCAGGATCACCTTACAGTGGGGGATTTGTGGAGACTAATTAGCAGAGAAATCATTATCCTCCTGACAATGATGGATGACATTAAACTATGAGGTCACATAGAAAGCTATCACAGAGCCcttaccccacctcctcccaccccctccgcaCAGCACTAGGTACATGGCCGCCGCTGCTTCTCCTCTTGCTCCTCCGTCTTATTACATGAACCACATTCACCCACCGTGCAGCCTCCGAACTAAAGCCCGGTGCGCGGGGGATCACGGGAGATGTAGTTCCGGGGAAGTGAAGCTGGGAGTCAGGGACATGCATAGTATGTATTGCAATGGagaccttactgcgcatgcgcataaaaGAGTCTCGGTCACCATAGAGATGATAGACGATGCACTTGGCGGCCATGATTACTTTGGGCAGATCCCATTGAGTGTAATGATAACTAAGGGCAGACGAATGAGGCAACCAaactgtgcaaaaaaatgtgactGGAATAACATGGGATCTTTGAATGAATATTACGGAGCTTGGATTTAGAATAGAGACAGTAATTGAATAGGTGTAAAAGTTTCACAAGTGATGTTGGGATAGTGAAGGAACAGCCCAAGTGTTTCTTATTAATGCGAGTTATACATTTGTGTTTTGCTGCCTTTCTCCCTCTATAGATGTTATGGGGAATGTGGCATCTCTGGCAGTCTCAGCACCTgtacatgtatttgtgtgttttgctcagtgatcatTTTGCAAATTCAGGATTTTACTCAATGTTTTTCATTACATTATGGGCTATTCAAGGGATTAAACCTAAATGTATCAAGAATGATGCAGCAATGTCAGAGTCCTATTGATTTGGACTTAATTCACACCAATTCTATTAAGGGAAGCCACACAACGTGCAGTGTGTCACAGAACTATCTGGGGGTGAAACCTCTGATTCAGATCACGTGAGAAATCCAGGTCTCCGGGATACACGTTAGTGCCAAAGCAATACCGCCaccgtgtggtgtgtgtgtgaatggcagatattaaatcctttggccctttttaccttctctgtatatttgtgttgctttttttttgtgtggttttaggattaaaaaaaacaggacGTGATAAATATTTGCGATTTAGAGTTCTGACAAGTTATCACAAAACCACATCAACTGCTACTGAAATCTGAGGGAACACATGTTGCTCAGCCTGGTTTTTATactaaaaaggtgcaatccctgatAACAGGTTGAACAAGGTGACAATAGAAGCCTTTAATGTAACACATCCCAGCCTATTTAATGCAGATTTGACCGATTTCTAAATTAATGTCCAACCCAACAGGACAATGAGAAATATCACTTGTTACATTTATgtaaatggaataaaaaatgtGCGACAAACTATAAAAGGCCAATTCTGATAATGCAAATGAATGTGCTCGTATCTAACCCATGTGGCAAACACGGATTGCATGGTCTGTTACTAATCCCAAACTGCACTAGGATTTCCCCCCGATCAGATGCGTTATAtaccatgcgggtgtgagggcatCATTTCATGCACACTTATTCTGACACGTGCACAAATAATCTGTATTTTAGTGAGGCTCAAAAAAGTAAATGAGGGAAAATAatcgcaggttattaaccccaaaTCCCACTTCCCGAGCACGAACTCCATTACTAGCACAGCAGCGCCACCCTGTGGGATGTGTGTGAACTGCAGAGTATCTGAAGGGGATTCTCGGCGATTATCACTTTGTCTGCGGTTCTCCCGCCTCTTactaacaaaacaacacaagtgCAGCGAACACGTGGCTGGGTAGGAAGCCAGAAAGAgctaaaaatacatcacataagatactttataatatataatagctACAAAAGCAAATAAATGAAAAAGTGCAATGTATAATAGAACACTTCCCTTTTATCCCGAGCACAGATGACATATGAGCATATCTCTTATAGTGATAAAGTGGGTGGCTCTtagaagagcctttgtgtttgtgGGTCAGTGATGAGATCGGGGTTACTTGGCGCTGGTATACTTGGTGACCGCCTTGGTGCCCTCGGACACGGCGTGCTTGGCCAGCTCTCCCGGCAGCAGCAGGCGCACAGCGGTCTGGATCTCCCGGGAAGTGATGGTCGAGCGCTTGTTGTAATGAGCCAGACGGGACGATTCCCCTGCGATGCGCTCGAAGATAtcattcacaaaggagttcatGATGCCCATGGCCTTGGAGGAGATGCCGGTGTCAGGGTGAACCTGCTTCAGCACTTTGTACACGTAGATCGCGTAACTTTCCTTCCTGCTCTTCCTACGCTTCTTCCCATCCTTCTTTTGGGTCTTGGTCACGGCTTTCTTAGAGCCCTTCTTGGCCGCTGGCGCAGACTTGGCTGGTTCAGGCATGTCGGGCGATGCTTCCTCTCCAAACAGCAGAGAAACAATGTCACCTAAACCCCCAGCAGCTCTATTTATAGGAGTCCTATGCAAACCAGCAGCCCCTGCATTCTGTTCTTCTATTGGCTGACTTTATCATGTGACCGTTTATGACATCATCCGTTTTCTTTCAAATTAGATGATTGGTGGTTACAGGATTATGGAACTGATTGGCTGTTTTCAAAACTGACCAATCACAGAGGAGTTCAGCTGCTGTCTGAGTGTATAAATAAGGGCACAGGGGGCGGGGTTTGTCACTTCTCCTGTTACCTGAGCTGCTGTCTGAGTGATACACGATGTCTGGAAGAGGCAAACAAGGCGGGAAATCTCGCGCTAAGGCCAAGACGCGCTCATCTCGGGCTGGGCTGCAGTTCCCAGTCGGCCGTGTGCACAGGCTGCTTCGGAAGGGAAATTATGCTCAGCGTGTGGGGGCCGGAGCCCCGGTCTATTTGGCCGCAGTGCTGGAATATCTGACCGCTGAGATCCTGGAGTTGGCCGGTAACGCCGCCCGGGACAATAAGAAGTCCCGCATCATCCCCCGGCACCTGCAGCTCGCTGTGCGGAACGACGAGGAGCTGAACAGGCTGCTCGGAGGGGTCACCATCGCTCAGGGGGGTGTCCTGCCCAACATCCAGGCCGTGCTACTGCCCAAGAAAACCGAGAGCCACAAACCGGCCAAGAGCAGCAAGTGAGCTTCACCCCCGAGACCAGGAGCAGAGATCCCCACATAcccaacacaaaggctcttttcagaGCCACCCACAACATCAAAAAAGCGTTATAGTATTTCACATTTCCTGCAGgacatgtttttattatatttctatCTCCATTCTAAGTCACTTTAATTGTTTATGATAATAGTTCTCTTCATTTGTAAAGTAATGTATAATTAAGTCCATGTATGTGGAGGTGTCAGTTCTGTCATTAGAAACAGTAATGCGTTTGATACGACACTGCAGAAAGCAAATCAATATTTAATAccataaaggcacctactgtatatataacttggGGGTGAACTTTAATTACCGACATGATGATTTTAAGGAAAAATCCCATAAAATTGATGAACTGATTAAAGTGCATTTAGTTTGCTGGAACCATAACTATAAAGCTAAACAAAAAAACTGTTTCTAGTTCATcgctaaataaattaaaacaaagtaGTGTAGCATGGCTAATACACTATAAAGTAGTGTTTGTTTCTGTTTGTGATTATACAAAAGGCGCAACGTGTTGGTATTAGGAGTCTATTCTTGAAACAATTTACCACACGGTGGCGCTGTTGGATTAGAAATCGGTATCTTCATTACTTGGCTTGTAAAGGCTAAAACCTGTTTTTATATCGGACACAAATTCGCAAGCCATGAAGGTTTATTATACTGAAAATGTATCTAATGTATCATTAAAGACAAGTGAGTAACATTGATGCAAGAacaattttaaaaaataattttattcaacCAACGTTGTTTACAGATTGCCCTCGAACACGCAAAATCAagtcataatataattaatgttgacatgttagaaaataaaatagcatAATGGTATAGAAAGATTCAATAACCAAAAGGCAGAACACATAATTACAGCATCTGGTCTTCGAAATAAACAGCACAAGGGGGAACAAGCAATGTCAGAGTCCTATTGATTTGGACTTAATTCACACCAATTCTATTAAGGGAAGCCACACAACGTGCAGTGTGTCACAGAACTATCTGGGGGTGAAACCTCTGATTCAGATCACGTGAGAAATCCAGGTCTCCGGGATACACGTTAGTGCCAAAGCAATACCGCCaccgtgtggtctgtgtgtgaatGGCAGATATTAAATCCTTTGGCCCTTTTTACCTTCTCTGTATATTTGTGTTGCTTCCTAGACCAGCAAATAGCGTGTGTTACACATTAAGTGTGTGGTTTTAGGATAAAAAAAACAGGACGTGATAAATATTTGCGATTTAGAGTTCTGACAAGTTATCACAAAACCACTTCAACTGCTACTGAAATCTGAGGTAACACATGTTGCTCGGCCTTGTTTTTATactaaaaaggtgcaatccctgatAACAGGTTGAACAATGTGACAATAGAATTAATGTTGAcatgttagaaaataaaatagcatAATGGTATAGAAAGATTCAATAACCAAAAGGCAGAACACATAATTACAGCATCTGGTCTTCGAAATAAACAGCACAAGTTTTTTGGAGGTACAATTTATCAAATTAACTCCTTTATGAGCAAGAACAATAATCAGAATTTTTTTTGTACCCCTAATATACTCTGTGCTATAAACTAAAAATTACAGAACCTGTCCctggtgtcatttttttttttttttttaaatctaaggaACAGCAATGTCATGTACGGTCCATCTGTGAGCATGTGgcccatatacactggcgacacactttatttgagctcggctagtcccgcgaattcgggtatacccgggtgtattcaggtttctgatcgttttctgccagagtgcattgcgttattttccggcagggatttaagctttttattccggcttgctgaaatactgcaatgccgtgaaaatacacatggtggcgcttgcgagctgttctctgtgaagccgtcccctataatgaattgtaatgcagtatatatactgtatatatatatatatatacactgtataacaacaacccctataagccctaacatacagtactgtacacatacagtactgtatatgcacatacataaatgatactactgtatgggcggcgggggcgagatgtgtttgcagcagagagagatccgctgctctctctctgcgcaaacatcggcacatatttgtatctcggggggcagggggtccccagacctgaaacctgtgcgcttctgctctggagaccctctgcacatgtacactatcaataaaacacatacaatatacagtataaataaacactcgttctttaccttagcggctatgcgctatggtaaagaagcatcatttctgtattttaataatattgtacagtgagcagggggttccctgagccagccggatagccgctaaggcaatgaaggggttaacccaccgtgcccgctttattgtgtgtagtggggatgggtgaggggggtatttggcccttggtgtgagtttaggacttgcggggggggttgcgggtgcacttaaccccttcacgaccatagcagttaataccgctacggtcatgaaggggttaagccctcccgctaccccccctgcaagacctaaacaaccatcgttggggctaataccccattcacccaccctcccgctacccacaataaaaaaatacacacacacagcagccgccaaaaaataaataaataaatctaaataaataaatgacaataaatacatttgaaatacatttttattgatagtgtagatgtgcagggggtctccggagctgaatcgcgttggttttaggtctggggagcccctgctccccgagatacaggcccctttagggggtgccggtatccctctgcttggtttaaagggcccgaccacgtgatcgcggcctgtaaaccaagcagagcagagggataccggcaccccctaaaggggcctgtatctcggggggcagggggtccccagacctgaaacctgtgcgcttctgctctggagaccctctgcacatctacactatcaataaaaatgtattttaaatgtatttatttatattcatttatttatttagatttatttattaattgtgctgctgctgcaagtcctaaactcacaccaagggccaaacacccccctcacccccaataaaaaaaattcacgcacagcagccccacaattaataaataaatctaaataaataaataaatacatgaagagaaataaatatatactgtatatatatatactggatatatatacagtatatatataataacaatccctataaatatacagtatataatgtgtacagtatatatatatatatatatatatatatatatatatatatatatatatatatatatatatatatatatactgtatatatatatgtatatatatatatatatatatatatatatatatatatatatatatatatatatatactgtatatatatatatatatatatatatatatatatatatatactgtatatatatatatatatatatatatacagtatacagtatacagtactgtatatacacacagatgatgaac contains:
- the LOC142485963 gene encoding histone H2B 1.1-like, with translation MPEPAKSAPAAKKGSKKAVTKTQKKDGKKRRKSRKESYAIYVYKVLKQVHPDTGISSKAMGIMNSFVNDIFERIAGESSRLAHYNKRSTITSREIQTAVRLLLPGELAKHAVSEGTKAVTKYTSAK
- the LOC142485962 gene encoding histone H2A type 2-B-like, translating into MSGRGKQGGKSRAKAKTRSSRAGLQFPVGRVHRLLRKGNYAQRVGAGAPVYLAAVLEYLTAEILELAGNAARDNKKSRIIPRHLQLAVRNDEELNRLLGGVTIAQGGVLPNIQAVLLPKKTESHKPAKSSK